The Mycolicibacterium mucogenicum DSM 44124 genomic sequence GATCAGCTCGTCCCCGCCGGCGATCACACCATCGTGGTCCTGGCGATCAGCGACATCGTCATCAACCCCGACGTCGAGCCGATGGTCTTCCACCGCAGCGCATTCCGCCGCTTGGAGGCGTGAGTCAGGGCTTGGCGGCCAATTCCTGCCGATACGCCGCGACCCGCGCCTCGAGTTCAGCGGCGTCGTCGGGCCGCCCTTCCTTGCGGGCCAGTTCGGCGCGCAGGGAGAGTTCGCGGATCGCGGTCCGAATGTCGTTGACGCTGTGCGTTTCTGATTGGCCCATCTGGCTGCCTTTCGTCACGGATTGGCTGCCCTTACGAGCGTACGCCGAAACATCGCCGTCCCCGCCGGATCGGCAATCTGGCGGGACCGGCGGCTCTCCTGTGGCATGTTCGGGCCAGAGGCGTCAACTTTCCTTGACCGTCAAGGCAAGTTGACGACCTCAGATCGAACATCTACCAATGCGGGCGTCGCGCCCGGCACCGCGCGCCCTACCGGCGGAAGAGCTTGTTCCCCAGCCAGACGATGGGGTCGTACTTGCGGTCGGCGACGCGCTCCTTCATCGGGATCAGCGCGTTGTCGGTGATCTTGATGTGCTCGGGGCAGACCTCGGTGCAGCACTTGGTGATGTTGCAGTAGCCCAGGCCGAACTCGTCCTGCGCCATGTCCTTGCGGTCGAGCGTGTCCAAAGGATGCATGTCCAGCTCGGCCACCCGCATGAGGAAGCGTGGCCCGGCGAACGCCTGCTTGTTCTCCTCGTGATCGCGCACGACGTGGCAGGTGTTCTGGCACAGGAAGCACTCGATGCACTTGCGGAACTCCTGCGATCGCTCGACGTCTTCCTGCTGCATCCGGTACTCGCCGGGCTTGAGGTCCTTCGGCGGCGCGAAAGACGGGATCTGGCGCGCCTTTTCGTAGTTGAACGACACATCGGTCACCAGGTCGCGCATGATCGGGAACGCCCGCAGCGGCGTGATGGTGACGGTCTCGGCCGGATCGAACGTCGACATCCGCGTCATGCACATCAGCCGGGGACGGCCGTTGACCTCCGCCGAACACGACCCGCACTTGCCGGCCTTGCAGTTCCACCGCACCGCCAGGTCCGGGGCCTGCGTGGCCTGGATGCGGTGGATGATGTCGAGCACCACCTCACCGTCGTTGACCTCGACCTTGAAGTCGTCGAGACCACCGCCGGTGTCGTCCCCGCGCCAGACCCGCAGATTGGCTTGGTAGCTGTTGCTCATCGCTAGCTCCGTTCCGGATGGGCTGCCAATTCGGCGTCGGTGTAGTACTTCTCCAGCTCGGACAGCTCGAAGCAGGCGAGCAGCTCGGCGGGCATCGGCACCTGCTGTTCCGGGGTGACGGTGACGTCGGGGACGATCGGGTCGCCGCCGCCGGCACTGCACACCAGCAGGATGTTGCGCCAGTCGGCACTCATCTCCGGGTAGTCGTCGCGGGTGTGGCCGCCGCGGCTCTCGGTGCGGGCCAGCGCGGCCTTGGCCACACACTCGCTGACCAGCAGCATGTTCCGCATGTCGACGGCCAGGTGCCATCCCGGGTTGAACTGCCGGTGGCCCTCGACGGTGATGTTGTGCATCCGGCGCTTGAGCTCGTCGAGCTTGAGCAGTGCCTGCTCGATCTCTTCCTTGGTGCGGATGATGCCGACAAGGTCGTTCATCGCCTGTTGCAACTCGGTGTGCAGGGTGTAGGGGTTCTCCGCGCCGACGTGTTCGTCGAACGGCTCCAAGGCTTCCCGCGCCGCGGTGGTCAGTGCGTCATCGGAGACGACGGGCCGCGCCGACAGGGCCTTCACGTACTGCGCCGCCCCGAGGCCGGCCCGCCGGCCGAACACCAGCAGGTCGCTCAGCGAGTTACCGCCGAGCCGGTTCGAGCCGTGCATACCGCCCGAGCACTCGCCGGCCGCGAATAGGCCGGGCGTCCGCGCCGCGCCGGTGTCGGGATCGACCTCGATGCCGCCCATGACGTAGTGACAGGTCGGGCCGACCTCCATCTCGTCCTTGGTGATGTCGACCTCGGCCAGCTCCATGAACTGGTGGTACATCGACGGCAGGCGCTTCTTGATCTCCTCGGTGGGGATGCGCGAGGCGATGTCGAGGTAGACGCCGCCGTGCGGGGTGCCGCGACCGGCCTTGACCTCGGAGTTGATGGCGCGCGCCACCTCGTCGCGCGGCAGCAGGTCAGGAGTGCGGCGTGCGGAGTCGTTGTCCTTGAGCCACTGGTCGGCTTCTTCCTCGGTCTCGGCGTACTGGCCCTTGAACACCGAGGGGATGTAGTCGAACATGAACCGCTTGCCCTCGGAGTTCTTGAGGACTCCGCCGTCGCCGCGCACACCCTCGGTGACGAGGATGCCCTTCACCGACGGCGGCCAGACCATGCCGGTCGGGTGGAACTGGATGAACTCCATGTTGATCAGCGTCGCGCCGGCCCGCAGTGCCAGGGCGTGCCCGTCGCCGGTGTACTCCCAGGAGTTCGACGACACCTTGAACGACTTGCCGATGCCGCCGGTCGCCAGCACCACGGCGGGCGCCTCGAACAGCACGAACCGGCCCGACTCACGCCAGTAGCCGAACGCACCGGCGATGCGGTCGCCGTCCTTCACCAGCTCGGTGATGGTGCACTCGTGGAAGACCTTGATACGGGCCTCGTAGTCGCCGGTCTCCTTGAAGTCCTCCTGCTGCAGCGAGACGATCTTCTGCTGCATGGTGCGGATGATCTCCAGGCCGGTGCGGTCACCGACATGCGCCAGACGCGGGTAGGTGTGGCCACCGAAGTTCCGCTGGCTGATCCGGCCGTCCTTGGTGCGGTCGAACAACGCGCCGTAGGTCTCCAGCTCCCACACGCGGTCCGGTGCCTCACGCGCGTGCAGCTCGGCCATGCGCCAGTTGTTCAGGAACTTGCCGCCGCGCATGGTGTCACCGAAGTGCACCTGCCAGCTGTCCTTGGAGTTCGCGTTGCGCATCGAGGCGGCGCAGCCGCCCTCGGCCATGACGGTGTGGGCCTTGCCGAACAACGACTTACACACCACCGCCACGCGCAGGCCCTGCTCCCGGGCTTCGATGACCGCACGCAACCCCGCCCCGCCGGCTCCGATTACGACGACGTCGTACTCGTGCCGTTCGAGTTCAGCCATGAAATAACTCCAAATTGTTGTGAACAGCGTTGAAAATCAAAAAGTTTCGTTGCCGACAAAACTCATCCGACAAACCTCGGGTCGCTGAACCACCCGGCCGACACCGCCATGACGTAGAAGTCGGTGAACATCAGGGTGCCGAGGGTGATCCACGCGTACAGCTTGTGGCGAGTGTTGAGCTTGCTGACCTGGGTCCAGATCCAGTAGCGCACAGGGTGTTTCGAGAAGTGCTTGAGCCGGCCGCCGGTGACGTGCCGGCAGGAGTGGCAGGACACCGTGTAGACCCACAGCATGATGACGTTGCCCAGCAGGATGATGTTGCCGAGCCCGAAGCCGAAACCGCTGGGCGAGTGGAACGCGACGATGGCGTCGTAGGTGTTGATCACCGAGATGATGACCGCGATGTAGAAGAAGTACCGGTGGGTGTTCTGGATGATCAGCGGGAACCGCGTCTCACCGGTGTACTTGGCATGCGGTTCGGCGACGGCGCAGGCCGTCGGGGACTGCCACACCGTGCGGTAGTAGGCGCCGCGGTAGTAGTAGCAGGTCAGCCGGAACAGCAGCAGGAACGGCAGGGACAGCGCCGCGAACGGAATCAGCGACAGCGGTCCGTCGGCCGGCAGAATCTGGGGCCAGAACTCGCTGGCCGCACCGCACTTGACGCTCAGACACGGTGAGTAGAACGGCGTCAGGTAGTGGTAGTCCGCGACGTAGAAGTGGTCCCGCTGGAAGGCGCGCACCGTCGCGTAGATGACGAACGCCGCGAAACCCAGGTCGATGAGAATCGGGGATTTGAGCCAGTTATCGGTCCGCAGGGTGCGCTGCGGTATCTGCGCACGCGTGGGGGAGAAGACGCCGGTCCCGGGGCGGTTGGCGGCGGGTGCGCTCACGAAAGCATCCTCGATTTCGGTTGGGGGCAGGGCCTACCTATGAAGTTGTGGGACGGGCCGGTGATGGGCACGACGACCGTCGTGCCCAAGTCGGTCAGCCGCCGACGCCACCGTCGTGGTCGTTCCAGAATTCGCTGGAGTAGTCGTGGTCAGGGATCACGATCTTTTCCTTGGCGTGCTGGGTCTTGATGCCGCGGCTGAATTCCAGCTCTTCGATGTCGATGTCCAGCCGCTCGATGTCGACGGCCAGGCGCTCGGCGTCATTCGCGATGCGGCGGGTGGCGGGGGAGTCCCCGTATTTGGCGGCCAGCGAGCTGACGGACCGACGCAAATTGCCGATCAACTCGTGCAGTTCGGTGAGCTCAGTGGTGGTGGACATCGGGCGACCTCCTTGGGCTGAAGGGTGTCATAAATCACAGTACGACACCGGATGCTAGTCAGATCCGGAGATGAAAGTGAGACAGGTCACGTTTGTGGGGACGGTGTCGGCATGTCGTCGCAGTGGTGGTCGGTACGGTATGACCATGTCCGACGCGGTTCTGGCGCAGCGCGCCGAAGCACTATTGGCCCTGCACCAGCCGGGGAACCCGGTCGTCCTGCCGACCGTGTGGGACGCCTGGTCGGCGAAGCTGGCGGTGTCCGCCGGGTTCGTCGCGCTGACGGTCGGCAGCCACCCGGCCGCCGACTCGGTGGGCAAGCCCGACGGCGAAGGCATGTCGTTCGACGACCTCACCACGCGCGTCAGCCAGATCACCGCGGCAGTCGACGTGCCGGTGTCGGTCGACATCGAATCCGGTTACGGCGAGGCCCCGAGCCGCCTCATCTCCGGCCTGCTGGCCGCGGGCGCGGTGGGTCTCAACATCGAGGACACCGTGCACAAGGACGGCGGCCGCATCCGCGACGCCCAGGAGCACGCCGACCTGGTCGGTGAATTGCGCAGGGCGGCAGACGCTTCCGGGGTCCACGTCGTGATCAACGCGCGTACCGACCTGTTCCTGCGCCAGATCGGCGACGAGGCCGACCGCTACGAGCGCGCGGTGCAGCGGCTGAAGCTGTGCGCAGCGGCCGGCGCGGACTCCCTGTACCCGGTGGGCCGCCATGACGACGACACCTATCGCCGCCTGGCCGCCGACCTGCCGTTGCCGATCAACGCCATCGCGATCCCGGAGTCCGACGATCCCGCGTCCTTCGGCCCGTTGGGCGTCGGCCGCATCAGCTTCGGGCCGTTCCTGCAGCGCGCTCTCGGGACGGTGGCCGCCGATATTCTGGCGCGGTGGCAGTGAGCGACCCCGACGGCGCCGAGGAGAACTACGGGTTGTGGTGGGCCGCCGGCGTTGCCGCCGCGATCCTGCTGATCATCCTGATCTACCAGGTGATTCAGACGTCCGACGAGTCCGAGCAGCCGTCCGGTCCCGTCGGTGACTCCACAGTGCTGACGACGTATCCGACCAGCACCAAGCGGACGACGACGCGGACCACCACCACGACGACGACGACCACGACCACGACGACGACGACGGACAGCACGTCGGACACGTCGACGACGGACGAGACGACCACGTCCACCAGCACCTACACGCCGTCGAGCACCTCCGGTTACGGGACGACCACCACCACGACGACGATCTACAACCCGTACACCACCCCGACCACCGTCCCGCCCGCCGGCGTCGGCTAGTTCGGCGGACGTCAGCCCAGGTATATGACCGGGGTCACGCACTTCACCGGCGTTTGCCGACTGGTGTGAGAAGAGCGTGACGGTCGATTCACACGCGGCAACACAATTCGCAATATCGCCTCCCTACCTTTTGGGGCATGGACGCGAAGAACCTTGTGGTCGTTGGCCACGGAATGGTCGGGCACCGCCTGGTCGAGGCGCTGCGCTCGCGGGATGCCGCGGGCCAATGGCGCATCACCGTGCTGTCCGAAGAAGCGGACGCCGCGTATGACCGGGTGGGGCTGACGGGTTACACCGAGCACTGGGACCGGTCGAAGCTGGCGTTGCCTGGCAACGGGTATGACGGCGACGGCCTCGTCGACCTCGTGCTGGCCGACAAGGTCGGCGGTATCGACCGCGCCACCAAGACGGTGGTGACCGAGTCGGGTCGCGGCATCGCCTACGACAAGCTGGTGTTGGCCACGGGCTCTTACGCTTTCGTGCCGCCGGTGCCCGGTCACCAGCTCGACGGCTGCTTCGTCTACCGCACCCTGGACGACCTCGACGGCATCCGCGCCGCCATGCAGCGCTCGGCCGAACACGGCAACAACACCGGTGTGGTCATCGGTGGTGGCCTGCTGGGTCTGGAAGCGGCGAATGCGTTGCGCCAGTTCGGCATGCAGGCCCACATCGTCGAGCGGGCGCCCCGTCCGATGAACCAGCAGCTCGACGACGCCGGTGGTGCGCTGCTGGCCCGCATGATCGGCAAGCTGGGCATCTCGGTGCACCTGGACGTCGGCACAGACGCCATCGAGCCGCTCGACGAGGGCGTGCGCGTGCTGCTCAGCGACGGCACGCTGATCGACGCCGGCCTGGTCATCTTCGCCGCCGGTGTGCGTCCGCGCGACGAGCTGGCCCGTGACGCCGGTCTGGACATGGCCGAGCGTGGTGGCGTCCTGACGGACTTGTCCTGCGTGACAAGCGATCCTGACATCTACGCCGTCGGTGAGGTGGCCGCGGTCGAGGGCCGGTGCTACGGCCTGGTCGGTCCCGGTTACACCACCGCCGAGGTGGTCGCCGACCGCCTGCTCGGTGGCGCCGCCGAGTTCCCCGAGGCCGACATGTCGACCAAGCTGAAGCTGCTCGGCGTCGACGTCGCGAGTTTCGGTGACGCGCAGGGCGTTACGCCCGACTGCCTGGAGGTCGTCGTCAACGACCCGGTGAAGGAGACCTACGCCAAGCTGGTGCTGTCCGACGATGCCCAGACCCTGCTGGGTGGCATCCTGGTCGGCGACGCGTCGGCATACGGCGTGCTGCGCCCGATGGTCGGCGAGGCACTGCCCGGTGACCCACTGGCGCTCATCGCCCCGGCCGGATCCGGTGACGGCGCAGGAGCTCTCGGTGTGGGCGCCCTGCCGGACGCCGCACAGATCTGCTCCTGCAACAACGTCACCAAGGGCGACCTGTGCGGTGCGATCGAAGGAGGTTGCTCCGACGTCGCCGGCCTGAAGGCCTGCACCAAGGCCGGAACCTCCTGTGGCTCCTGCGTTCCGCTGCTCAAACAGCTGCTGGAAGCGCAGGGCGTCGAGCAGTCCAAGGCGCTGTGCGAGCATTTCCCGCAGTCGCGGGCCGAACTCTTCGAGATCATCTCGGCCACCGAGATCCGGAAGTTCTCCGGGCTGATCGAGAAGTTCGGCACCGGAAAGGGTTGCGACATCTGCAAACCCGCCATCGCCTCGATCCTGGCGTCGACCAGCAGTGGCCACATCCTCGACGGCGAGCAGGCCGCGCTGCAGGACTCCAACGACCACTTCCTGGCCAACATCCAGAAGAACGGCAGCTACTCGGTGGTGCCGCGCGTCCCGGGTGGTGACATCACCCCGGAGCAGCTGATCCTGATCGGTGAGATTGCCAGGGACTTCGGGCTTTACACCAAGATCACCGGTGGCCAGCGGATCGACATGTTCGGTGCGCGCGTGGACCAGTTGCCGGAGATCTGGCGGCGTCTGGTCGACGGCGGCATGGAGTCCGGGCAGGCGTACGGCAAGTCGTTGCGCACCGTCAAGAGCTGCGTCGGCAGCGACTGGTGCCGCTACGGGCAACAGGATTCGGTACAGATGGCTATCGATCTGGAGCTGCGTTACCGCGGCCTGCGGTCGCCGCACAAGATCAAGATGGGCGTCTCCGGCTGTGCCCGGGAATGCGCCGAGGCCCGCGGCAAGGACGTCGGCGTCATCGCCACCGAGACCGGCTGGAACCTGTACGTCGGCGGCAACGGCGGCATGACGCCCGCCCACGCGCAGCTGCTGGCCGGTGACCTCGACGACGAGACCCTGGTTCGCTACATCGACCGGTTCCTGATGTTCTACATCCGCACCGCGGACCGGCTGCAGCGCACGGCGCCGTGGGTCGACCAGATGGGCCTGGACCACGTCCGTGACGTCGTGTGCAACGACTCTCTCGGTCTGGCAAGCGAATTCGAAGCCGCCATGGAACGGCACGTCGACGGCTACTCCTGCGAGTGGAAGGGCGTGCTGGACGACAAGGCCAAGCTGACCCAGTTCGTCTCGTTCGTCAACGCGCCTGACGTCGCCGACCCGACCATCGCGTTCACCGAGCGCAACGGCCGCAAGGTGCCGATCGGCATGCCCACCGTCCCGCCCGCCAAGAGCTGATCAGGAGGCCACGATGACTCTCAACGACCTGTCCGAAGTTGCTCAGTACCAAGACCGTTCGGAGTGGACCGCGGTCTGCTCGTACCACCGGCTGGTGCCCGGCCGCGGTGCCGGTGTGCTGCTGCCCGACGGCTCCCAGGCGGCGCTGTTCCGCCTGCATGATGGATCGCTCTACGCCGTCGGCAACATCGACCCGTTCTCCGGCGCGGCGGTGATGTCCCGGGGCCTCGTCGGTGACCGTGCCGGCCGGGCCTGCGTGCAGAGCCCCATCAAGAAGCAGGCCTTCGCCCTGGATGACGGTGTCTGCCTTGATGATCCCTCG encodes the following:
- the nirD gene encoding nitrite reductase small subunit NirD, with translation MTLNDLSEVAQYQDRSEWTAVCSYHRLVPGRGAGVLLPDGSQAALFRLHDGSLYAVGNIDPFSGAAVMSRGLVGDRAGRACVQSPIKKQAFALDDGVCLDDPSVRLPVYPIRVWAGLVEIGPLGVDAAA
- the nirB gene encoding nitrite reductase large subunit NirB, producing the protein MDAKNLVVVGHGMVGHRLVEALRSRDAAGQWRITVLSEEADAAYDRVGLTGYTEHWDRSKLALPGNGYDGDGLVDLVLADKVGGIDRATKTVVTESGRGIAYDKLVLATGSYAFVPPVPGHQLDGCFVYRTLDDLDGIRAAMQRSAEHGNNTGVVIGGGLLGLEAANALRQFGMQAHIVERAPRPMNQQLDDAGGALLARMIGKLGISVHLDVGTDAIEPLDEGVRVLLSDGTLIDAGLVIFAAGVRPRDELARDAGLDMAERGGVLTDLSCVTSDPDIYAVGEVAAVEGRCYGLVGPGYTTAEVVADRLLGGAAEFPEADMSTKLKLLGVDVASFGDAQGVTPDCLEVVVNDPVKETYAKLVLSDDAQTLLGGILVGDASAYGVLRPMVGEALPGDPLALIAPAGSGDGAGALGVGALPDAAQICSCNNVTKGDLCGAIEGGCSDVAGLKACTKAGTSCGSCVPLLKQLLEAQGVEQSKALCEHFPQSRAELFEIISATEIRKFSGLIEKFGTGKGCDICKPAIASILASTSSGHILDGEQAALQDSNDHFLANIQKNGSYSVVPRVPGGDITPEQLILIGEIARDFGLYTKITGGQRIDMFGARVDQLPEIWRRLVDGGMESGQAYGKSLRTVKSCVGSDWCRYGQQDSVQMAIDLELRYRGLRSPHKIKMGVSGCARECAEARGKDVGVIATETGWNLYVGGNGGMTPAHAQLLAGDLDDETLVRYIDRFLMFYIRTADRLQRTAPWVDQMGLDHVRDVVCNDSLGLASEFEAAMERHVDGYSCEWKGVLDDKAKLTQFVSFVNAPDVADPTIAFTERNGRKVPIGMPTVPPAKS
- a CDS encoding fumarate reductase/succinate dehydrogenase flavoprotein subunit translates to MAELERHEYDVVVIGAGGAGLRAVIEAREQGLRVAVVCKSLFGKAHTVMAEGGCAASMRNANSKDSWQVHFGDTMRGGKFLNNWRMAELHAREAPDRVWELETYGALFDRTKDGRISQRNFGGHTYPRLAHVGDRTGLEIIRTMQQKIVSLQQEDFKETGDYEARIKVFHECTITELVKDGDRIAGAFGYWRESGRFVLFEAPAVVLATGGIGKSFKVSSNSWEYTGDGHALALRAGATLINMEFIQFHPTGMVWPPSVKGILVTEGVRGDGGVLKNSEGKRFMFDYIPSVFKGQYAETEEEADQWLKDNDSARRTPDLLPRDEVARAINSEVKAGRGTPHGGVYLDIASRIPTEEIKKRLPSMYHQFMELAEVDITKDEMEVGPTCHYVMGGIEVDPDTGAARTPGLFAAGECSGGMHGSNRLGGNSLSDLLVFGRRAGLGAAQYVKALSARPVVSDDALTTAAREALEPFDEHVGAENPYTLHTELQQAMNDLVGIIRTKEEIEQALLKLDELKRRMHNITVEGHRQFNPGWHLAVDMRNMLLVSECVAKAALARTESRGGHTRDDYPEMSADWRNILLVCSAGGGDPIVPDVTVTPEQQVPMPAELLACFELSELEKYYTDAELAAHPERS
- a CDS encoding isocitrate lyase/PEP mutase family protein — translated: MSDAVLAQRAEALLALHQPGNPVVLPTVWDAWSAKLAVSAGFVALTVGSHPAADSVGKPDGEGMSFDDLTTRVSQITAAVDVPVSVDIESGYGEAPSRLISGLLAAGAVGLNIEDTVHKDGGRIRDAQEHADLVGELRRAADASGVHVVINARTDLFLRQIGDEADRYERAVQRLKLCAAAGADSLYPVGRHDDDTYRRLAADLPLPINAIAIPESDDPASFGPLGVGRISFGPFLQRALGTVAADILARWQ
- a CDS encoding succinate dehydrogenase/fumarate reductase iron-sulfur subunit; protein product: MSNSYQANLRVWRGDDTGGGLDDFKVEVNDGEVVLDIIHRIQATQAPDLAVRWNCKAGKCGSCSAEVNGRPRLMCMTRMSTFDPAETVTITPLRAFPIMRDLVTDVSFNYEKARQIPSFAPPKDLKPGEYRMQQEDVERSQEFRKCIECFLCQNTCHVVRDHEENKQAFAGPRFLMRVAELDMHPLDTLDRKDMAQDEFGLGYCNITKCCTEVCPEHIKITDNALIPMKERVADRKYDPIVWLGNKLFRR